The Brassica napus cultivar Da-Ae chromosome C1, Da-Ae, whole genome shotgun sequence DNA segment CTTCTCTGCTATCTAGAGAATCAGATACATGAGTAGCTACTGCTTATACAATTTCTGAAGGGTATGCATTTTCCTCCAAAGTGAAGCAACatgtggagatgcaacaatAAAGTCCGACAACTTTGCAGCAGTCTTCATGACACAGGAAATGACCAAGAAAGGATCTGATTCCACCGAAGGATTTGATAACTTTAAAACGACTATGCATCAAAATGTAGCAGGAACCGAGCCGCAACAATCACCATCCCTTCGCAATGTCGCTCTAAAGTGAGCTCCCAAAGGATGCTCAGCTGGAAGAAACTACAACCGCAACAACTTGAAAACATTAATGCCAATAACACTTCATTAGTTATAATTTTCAAGGTAATATAGAAATATTTGATCTACCAAGCTTCATCCACAATTAGATCATAATTCTGAGGACGAATGCCTAGCTGCAACATGAATGGTCTTGTCTTAGTCAACATAAGAGAAAACACAACACAtaaaagagatatatatatatatatatatatatatatataagaaagcaTACCTTCTTGAGATCCAATTCAGCAGCAGACTGTTCAGAATCATTCTTCATCTTGAAGACACCTGATACAACAGAGAAGACAGGTACTACAAGTGGCAGCTATAGAGGCTTGGATCTTTTTGTGGTATTGCTAATCCTGGGAAACCTCTGtgagaaaaaaatcatgaaCTTCCTCAATAGTCAATTCAGTAGCTTGCATTAGCACCAAACTTCTGATGTATAATTGTCTTCGGGGTTAGTGTATGTTTCCCTCCACCCGCCATCGCAAAAGTCAATGCGGCTTTCTTTAGCACACTGAAACAAACAAAGAGTTAATGTGAATGTTGCCAAAAATGAGGAAAGATGGTAACTTTTGTGGAAGgccctgaaaaaaaaaatagtgttccTAACACAAGACCGTTAATGGTAGCATTTGTTGTGAGTTGATTTTCTCATGTGAGAAGAAAACAACTAGCTCTAAACACCTGACAccacaaaaatataacaaaatgatGTGTTTATATAAGAAATTGTCAAATATTCAGTAGCTGTGTTGGTAAAGTATGGTGACTGAACCCTCAAAACCCAGATTTGAAACTCACCAGTGTcacctttaatattttttgaccCCACACATATTTAATCCTGGGTCAGCCCCTGGCCACCAAGAAGTTTTAGTGAGCCCTACGACGAAATTTTGAAATAAGATTATGTCCTATCCGTGTACTGCAAACATAGCATATAACATTCTTCCAAGAACATGGTTCCTGAACTTGTGGTGATAGCAAATACATTACCATTCCCAAAACAGAAAGTAATCATTTTGTCCATACAGCAATCAAAcataccaaaaacaaaaaatgaaaagggTAAATGTTTATTGGTGGTCTCAACTCAAGTAGAAAGTACAAATGGACGATctaatacataatatttatGCATGTTACCAAAGAGTAACAAATAAGATATGAGACTAGATTCTTTGTTTTTGTGTAATTCCAAAAGAAAAGCTTTATTCTCCCGTTTTAGTTGTTGGGAGATCCTTCGTATGAATCGATCAGCTCCTTGAGTTTCTCAAATCCCtgaaatatttgttatttaaacaAAGTTACTCTCTAAGCAATCCTAAGAATTCAATAATCCTCTGAAAAGTCTTACCATGCGGGTTGTAAATTCTCCAAATGATTCCTTTGCTTGTCTCCCAAGTTTCCAGTTGTAGAACAATGGTTCAAAGACCTTCTCCAAGTCATGAATCTTCACCTTGTCCATGAAAGCCCTCGCTATCTGCGTCTGGTTCGGTGTTCCCCCTAACCAAACCTGCATGAAACAGCAACACAAAGAACCTCCAATgagctttttcttcttctgttggAACTCATTGAAAGAAGCTAGCCAGAGAAGCAATTCATTTACCTGGTAGCTGTTTGGACCATCCCCTACTAGACCGACCTCAGCCATGTACGGTCTAGCACATCCATTAGGACAACCAGTCACTCTTACCACAACGGATTCATCATATTCAAGACCAACCTGATACAAAGAAAGAGTTTACACATCAACCATCCTTATGGTATAAAAACTGAGTGGATTAATCTTTTCTTAGCTATCATACCTTCTCAAACATTGCTCTCACTCTCTTTAAAATGCTGGGGATTCCACGCTCTGCCTCGGTTATAGCTAGAGGGCACAAAGGAAAAGCTGGACAAGCCATTGCGGTCTGGTTGAGAGGGTCTACAAACTCTGGTTGCTGCTCAAATTAATAGACTCTTGTCAAACTTAATAATGCCAAAATATGATTTGGTCTACCATGATGAAAATAAACTGCTTACCAGTAGGCCAGCCTGAGCAAGCACTGTGGTGATAGGACGCTTCCATTCACTCTTGATATCACACAACACAATGTTTTGATTAGGTGTAATACGCACATCAAGTTTGTACTTCTCGATGACTTCTCTCAGTGTCTTTTTCATGTTACCGCCAACACGTCCACTGTCTACATGAAGCCCACAAAACCATGCACCATCTCCCTGCTCATGCCATCCCAAATAACTCTTGAATTCCCACTCTGGCAAATCACGTGAAGCCTCAAACTTTTTACCGTAATATTGCTCAACCACATCTCTAAACTTTTCAATCCCCCAGGAGCTGAGCAGATACTTCATTCTACTGTATTTGCGATCATCTCTTCTCCCGTGCTCTCTCTGTGTGACAACTATGGCCTTCACAGCATACAAGATATCCTCCTTAGGTACGTAGCCTAATGGCTCCGCAATGCGGGCAAATGTAGACTCCATTCTGTGTGTTCTTCCCATACCTCCACCAACCTGAAAGGGGACAAAAGAATTATTAGTAATAGGCATGGGCATTTTATCCAGAACTGAAGAACTGGTTTAAGTTTGGATCTTATCAACTGGTTTAAGTTTGGATCTTATCAGTTACCCGAACGGATTCTAAACCTCTAGAACCAAAAAGCTGAAACCAAACCGGAACCAAACTGAGAGATGATAGGTACCGAATTTtctatattatagtttatatacttacaaatattaactatatttaattttaaaataatcaaataatttaaaaatcttatttataaatCGAAATACCCAGAAACCAAACTACCCAAACATACTtttatctgaaaaataaaaaattctaatattTAATCCGAAACCCCGAATTCTAACTTTTTAACCCGAAATAAAATGGGATCCAAAGTTACTCGATATGCCAGTTCCCAACTTTGTTACCGGAACCAAACCGAATTTCTAAATATCCAAACGAATCCTAAACCTCTAAAACAGAAGAACCGAACCTAGAAATGAATTCCCAGGACCAGCACTTTGAAAGAAAGTAATATAATTTGAGATGATGAAGCAAGCAAGTTTAGACACTTACATATATGTTGAAGCCCTGAGGCTCCCCATTCTCATCAGAAACAACAACAAGGCCAATGTCATTGGTTAAAAGATCAACAGAGTTATCCGTAGGCACAGTCACAGCGATCTTAAACTTCCTCGGCAAGAACTGAGTGCCATAAATAGGCTCAGGAGAGTCGACAAAGTTAGTCTCATGAGAGTTATCATTCCTCGCCTGGACAACCTCCGGCGGCTCAGCCGTCATAAACCGCTCCCCATCAACCCACATGTCATAGTAAAACCCTGACTGAGGACTGAGAAGCGCCGCGACGTTATCAGCCGTCTCCTGCGCGAATAGATAGTCTTTCCTCGCGTAAGGCGCAGCTGGAGCGAGAACGTTTCTGTTCAGATCACCGCAAGCTCCAAGAGTGCTCCCCATGTTTCTGATGATTGAGCTCATCACGGTCTTGAGATTGTGTTTCAGAACGCCGTGGAGCTGGAACGTTTGCCTGGTGGTTAAACGGAGCGTGCCGATGCCGAACTCGTCGGCTAAGTCGTCCATGGTGAGGTAGAGCTGGTTGGGGACTTTGCCGCTCGGGTTCTTGGTGCGGAGCATGAAGGAGTATGATCTTCCGCCGCGTTCCTCTCGGTTGTACTGTTGGTAGCTTCCGTGGAACTTGATGAGCTGCACGGCGGATTCGTTGACGTTGGGGGCTTCTGTTAGGAGCTCCTCGTTGAGAGGGTACCTGATGAAGTTGCTCTTCTCCTTGATGATCTCGACCTTACTCCTCTTGGTGGTGGCTTTAGCTGCCTCAGGCTGGAGAATAACAATCAGAGAAAGCTATCAACCTCTCTACGACGTCGTTTTCAGTTAGAACAAATCTCAAAGAAACTAACTATTCCGGGCAAAAGGGATTCGATTCTTACAGTGGATACGGCTTGgattgatgatgaagatgacgaCGATGGAGGTAAAGAATGAACACCACCACGCACGTTTCTTCCGAGGAAAACAGAACGAGAGGATCTCAGAGCGTTGAGAATCTTCTGATCGGAGGAAAACACAGTGGCGGCGCCCGCCGGGTATGGTAACGACGTCGTCATGAATTCAGATAGAGAGAGAGTGACTGAGAaaggtttggtttttttttagtgGTTCATATAGTAAAGCAGAACAAAAGTTAGAGACCGTGGTCAAAACTAATGTGCTTGACACGAGACATTAAAACCAGAGATGGCTAACCAAGAGAGCGCGTGAATGACACAAACAGTCGAAAGGTAAGGAGACTGATGCGCGTCTCAGATGATTGCTGCTAAATGGCGCGTGAGAGTAATTTTTTGATTATACTGAAGAACCTGACCGGGTTTTGGTACAGAATACAAAATTGATGGTAAGTAAAACTCGGTTTTTCTTCGGAATATAAGCAGTAATCTTATGCGTAAATGCTTACGTGGCTGACGTCGATTGGTTAGTTGTTGAATCCTATATACACACGTGCGGGAAAAGCGGTGTACAGCGACTTCTCACACCTACTTGGCTGCTCGCGAGCTCGAAGGGCTAATAGGCTCCGTGGTGGGCACATGCTATAATTTGGAGTTAGTTTAGCTCagacgtttttttttgttgttgaattAAATGTGTTAAATATTGTGTGTGTGGATGGTTACGGAACCTTAtggattaacaaaaaaaacagtagCAGTTATGCAAAATGAACATCATTGTCTAGTAGACTATCCCCACCATTAGCATTAAAGTAGACTTTATCCCCTCAAAATAATGGTGGCCTGAGTTgatggaatatatatatatatatatatattttttttttttttgagaaatgaaTATGATTTTTACATAGCAAACATTTTTAAGCTTTGGTGTATCACAAGCTCTGGAGAAACACAGAATATAGTTGCATTATGCACATCCTTTTCAGTGCCACTACCCAGAAAGACAGTTACGTTTGATATTGCGGTGGACAAAATAACAGAGAAAATCCTCACCAACTACGACTTTGGATTCCTCTGAGATTATGGAAATTAAGAAATACACCAGTTTTTTTCAGggtaaacaatataaatacgaCAATATCTCTTACATACGGTCGGTTGTATATGGAATAAGTAAGTGGTATATGTACAACTTGGAAAGCATAATACATGAATACGAAGACACAATAAGATGCATTGTATAAGTCAGATGATCGAAAgcaaattaaatgttttattgaTGTATTCTTActgaattattttgtaattacaAGATTTAGACCGcattttgaattgttttgtaCATGTGTTCATATGGAAGGAAAAAATAGTTAAGAGAACACCCAAATTCCAGGCGATCTAGACGACTATATATACCAAATGTTGTAACTAAGTAtatccaaagaaaaaaaagtttatccAAAGAATTATATGCACCAGATAATTTTTGTCCATAAGAGTTTTGTTAGTGTAAAtatcttaatgatttttttgttcaactgtGCACCACGAAATGAACAAATAGATTATCCAACCATAACTAAGTACATGGAAGCAAGCAGGCAAGCAGCCATGCATGGCTTGTTTTTCAAGTTGAGAGCGTTTGCTCCCTAGCCTCTGGCGACGCTTGAGATTATACAACCCAGTCAACAATCAGACACTTACGTTTAGTTTTAGCGCCTCTTTGCTTTCACCAAAAAACAAATTCTGGATGTCTTAGTCTcacattttcctttttttttgtagcataTATGTCGTTGTTTTCTTATTCTAAAATTCAACAAATGAAGATGGGTTTTTGTAGCATATAAGATTTCATATAGTTAATACAATTCAAATTGTTGATAAAACACCTGTAAACACGGTCATAGTTTGTTGTTAAGACCGTGACAACTAGAGATAAGTTCAACCGTCCAAAAtttaactttatataataagatgttTATACATCCAGAAAGAGACTCAAATCAGAAATTTTTCAACTTTCATATACTTTATTatttactaggttaagatccacGTCTTGCGAAATATAAACATTatctatataaattgttttctatattaTATGCTTTTTacctattataaaataataaatatatatattgaataattaaaaaatcagaaattattacatatataattaaatggtgtgaacatataaataaattttattaattcaaacaatatttttttctatttgatacgatatataattaaatttaaataatattaacatatatagtatatttttaatcttaatgtctattaaatgatgttttctacttatatgtttttttgattatttgtatttttatagcaaaactttaaattagtgataacaaaattttcattgtggacttaatagttttagtaaaaattaagttgtcaatgttcATTCAAAGATTTTATCAGAAAAAATTGTTcgaagtaaattttaaaattaaaatatttatgtattttataaatgatatatatagtttaatttaaacgatgtatcttttaatattaataattattaaatgagattttttacttatatgattatctaatcatttgtatcttgtcataacaaaaaaattaaaccatgaatcacaaaatttgaatgtgagactttaaacagttttagtaatttatagtcgtttttaaaaattcaaaatataatatatacagaaaactctaaaattttattatatggttaatgtggttgtttaatttattttagtagtttaaaatttaaaaaatataatagaaaatacactaacttttattaaatctttatcatttaaaatcattagttgtcatatatactttagtcacaTTAAGGAATTctataactttttatttaaggaaataataaagaacgttaataatgaatttatagttaatttaataaaaaaaaacttattatatatttatatagaccaacttatttctctaGAAATTTTAAGAGTCATTTTATTGATGACACGTGTGTGCAAAAAAGTTGTAatgattctcaattaatatatacgGGATTGATCGTTCATTTACTTCAAATTTCTtctatagaaaataatttatttaagctaaataaaagaaatattaactaaattaattttttgtgaATTGACCTCAGATTTGCCTTTggacttttgtttttttatataataccaCAAATTGAATTATTAGTAGAtaacagaaacaaaacaaaacaaaacaaaaacaaaaacaaaaacaaaaacaaaaacgacAACGCAGTACCAAACGGTGTCGTATTATCGTTGCGGGAGAGAATCGAATCCAGCGTGAAGGTGAAGCTCCGTGTCACCGTCTCTTAATCTTCCATCTCTCGTTCAAATGACGCCGCCGAGACCACCGTCAGGGAGACAAAGACCGCTGCGTTATTATTCAGATTCAGAGAGGACGGAAGGAGGTAGCGGTAGTTGGGACACCCTCGAATGGAACAAACTCGATGTATAATTCAATCCTCCACCCGATTCTCGGAAGCTTTCTCCTTTTCACCTTATAACACGTGAATTGCGTGTTTCTGGCGGTTTTTAAAAAGTTCATATTTTTGGGAATTAAATTGCTCGAATTCTAaaggttttctcttttttggaTTTGATTAAGTCGCAGCAGACAGCTTCAGGTTCAAGTTCAACATCCTTCGCCAATTTGAGTTGCTTGCTCGAATCCGAGAGGGTCATCGTTGAGGTATATACATGTCTCTTGAATTGGTCATTGTTACCTCTATTGAAATCCAacattggttttgtttttgtctgaGTTTGGACCTTTTGGGTTGTACAGGGTTATGGAGTTGTACTTATCAACACCGATGAGGCAGGGACCTTGTTGGTGACAAACTTTCGTATTCTCTTTTTGGTATGAACATTGTGTCCTTTCCTCTGTTTCTTACATGTGTCTATTCGTATAACATTTAACCACCAAGTTTCTATTGATTTTTATGCATTTTTTTGTCTGGCCAATGTAGTAGTTTCACTTGTGATCGatatatattcttttgtttaatttttgtgAAGAGTGAAGGTACTAGGAAGGTCATCCCACTTGGAACGATCCCGTTGGCTACTATTGAGAAGTTTAACAAAACGGTCAGTTGCTATATCCCCTGTGGCCTGGACTGAGATGTGTCATTAATACTTAACTAAGCTCCTCTCTGAGGTTTAATACTTTAATGCTACTTTTTGTATGTACTTTAGGCGCTGAAAGTTCAGTCAAACAACCGTCAGTCTGACAAGAATCCACCGAGACGTCTTCTACAGGTCACTGGTATGTTTCCAAATCTAATTATACACAGTAGCTGATCTGGTTGAGTAAGGGTTTGTTTTGTCTGTTTTTTTGCGTCATATCTCAAAATTCAATAGGAAGTTTTATTATTCTGGTCAACATACATCTTACAATGATGCTGACGTTATATGGTGTGATGACTTGCATTTTGCAGGCAAAGACATGAGGATCATTGTTTATGGGTTTCGTCCTAAAACCAAACAGAGGCGTTCTGTGTTTGATGCACTACTGAGGTGTACCAAGCCGGAGAGAGTATGGGATCTTTACACTTTTGCTTGTGGGCCTTCCAAGTTTGGTAACGCAAACCCAAAGGAAAGATTGCTTAACGAATATTTTCGCCTTCTCGGAAAAAGTTCGGTACGAGCATCAATGGATATGATTGAAGATGGTTCATTCACACTGGAGAATGAGCTGTGGCGGATAAGTGACCTCAACTCCAATTATAACCTGTGTCAGACTTACCCATTCGCTTTTATGGTTCCAAAATCTATAAGGTAGGACATATGATTGTTTACGAACTTACCAAACAAAACACTTTCAACATCTTTCTAGTAAGTACTGATAAAAAAGAAGTAACAAATCTCTGTTGTTGATAGTGATGAAGAGCTGCTCCAGGCGTGTTCCTTTCGGGCAAAATGTCGCTTACCTGTAATCACGTGGTGTCAGCCAGGTGAAAATGCAGATGTTCTGTCTGCttccattttaatttttgtggtATTGGTTCCACACTGACATGCTGCTTTTTGGAGTCTTTTTGCAGGCAGTGGAGCTGTAATTGCACGCTCATCACAACCTTTAGTGGGTCTTATGATGAATATGAGGAGGTATATCGGACTTCCAACTTCTTGAGGATACAGTTAGATAATAGTTTAGTGGATTTTGAAGTTCTTGAAGCGATTGATTCTGAAGTTTCATTTGCTTTCACATGTCTCAACagtaattttgatgaaaaacttGTTGCTGCATTCTGCACTCAGCTTGGTGCTAATAAGGGAGAACGAAGGTGAGCTTCTGGCGTCCCTGTGATCTGATTGGCTCTTACACATCATGCACGTATCTCATCCTGTTATATCACTTTGCAGGAAGCTTTATATTGCGGATGCGAGACCTAGGAAAAATGCATTAGCAAATGGAGCAATGGGAGGCGGCTCAGAATcatcttcaaattattttcagtCTCCAGTTAGTAAAATGATCTTCTTGGTTTGATGCTCAACATCTTGATCTTCTGGAATTGTTTGATTAATGACGGTGTTTCTTTCTTCAGATTGTTTTCTTTGGCATAGACAACATACATGCGATGAGGGAGAGCTATTCCCGACTTCGAGATTATTTAGACATGCACGGTGCAACATCATCTGATGGGAGATCATCGTTCTTGGTGAGTACTCAATGTACAGGAACTTAATTCAGAAGCACATAGTCTTATAATGTATTAGCTTTTTGACAGGGTTCCTTTAGAAgatatttaatgatttattatacttTTGTTTCTTACTCATGTTGCTAACAGTTAAGATGTGTGTGTGGAATCTGCAGAGACATACTGGTTGGACTTGGGGAGGAGGTAATCTTAGTAGCATGTCTGCTTCCGTGTCTTTACTTGGAGACAGTGGTTGGTTGATACACATCCAGAACGTCTTAGCTGGTGCCGCATGGATTGCTGCACGTGTCGCAGTGGAGTCGGCTTCGGTTCTTGTGCACTGCAGGTTAGCTATAAGTTACATCACCAACCAATTATTCACTCGGATACCAGTTTCTCTCTTTGTGACAAGATTAAGATGCATCTGTTTGAAGCGGAAGATTTTACTATTATGAAGGTTACTGTTGTCAGTATTTGTTTGTTATTTCATGACTCTTATAGTCTAAATGTCATTGCGCAGTGATGGATGGGACAGAACAACTCAGCTCGTTTCTCTCGCATGCTTAATGCTTGATCCATACTACAGAACATTTGCTGGGTTTCAGGTATTCCTTGTTTTTGTATGTGGCTGGTTAAGCTAAAGCCTTTATCTATTTCAGGTTTTTGTTGAAGCTtcctttgatttctcataaaatatgttttagctATATGACATTGGTTACTAAAGTGTTTGTTAGTGATTATACCTGTAGACTGGGTGTAGCTTATCGAATACTATACTTAATAATCAATCATGTTTTGCTGTTACCATACCGTTCATATGTTCTTTCCAACTAATTGtgcataaaaattatttatacgGTTCTTGTTTGCTACACCCTCGACCCTCGTCTTATGTAATCTTTTCCATTGCCCTCATAACAGGCTCTCGTCGAAAAAGATTGGCTTGCTTTTGGTCACCCGTTTTCAGATCGTGTAGGAATGCCTAACATATCAGGATCTGGTAACTTTGACTTACCAAGGCAGTCTTCCTCTGCTGGAAGCTACCCTTCATCTCCAGTGCGTCAGTCCACACAGTCAGGAGGCTCGCAATCTTCAAGCTCTTCCCATGCACAAAAC contains these protein-coding regions:
- the LOC106406872 gene encoding phosphatidylinositol-3-phosphatase myotubularin-1-like isoform X2, translating into MTPPRPPSGRQRPLRYYSDSERTEGGSGSWDTLEWNKLDQTASGSSSTSFANLSCLLESERVIVEGYGVVLINTDEAGTLLVTNFRILFLSEGTRKVIPLGTIPLATIEKFNKTALKVQSNNRQSDKNPPRRLLQVTGKDMRIIVYGFRPKTKQRRSVFDALLRCTKPERVWDLYTFACGPSKFGNANPKERLLNEYFRLLGKSSVRASMDMIEDGSFTLENELWRISDLNSNYNLCQTYPFAFMVPKSISDEELLQACSFRAKCRLPVITWCQPGSGAVIARSSQPLVGLMMNMRSNFDEKLVAAFCTQLGANKGERRKLYIADARPRKNALANGAMGGGSESSSNYFQSPIVFFGIDNIHAMRESYSRLRDYLDMHGATSSDGRSSFLRHTGWTWGGGNLSSMSASVSLLGDSGWLIHIQNVLAGAAWIAARVAVESASVLVHCSDGWDRTTQLVSLACLMLDPYYRTFAGFQALVEKDWLAFGHPFSDRVGMPNISGSGNFDLPRQSSSAGSYPSSPVRQSTQSGGSQSSSSSHAQNNYSPIFTQWVDSVSQLMRMYPCAFEFSPTFLVDFMDCLLSCRFGNFLCNSEKERQQCAIAEACGCIWAYLTDLRSLATTSHVHCNPFYDPLKYDGPLLPPAASLSPTLWPQFHLRWACPEEAKAADIEVQCRAMRAKYSEMQKDKEATERRVDEISFAMESLSAELLRERRMSWSARESAKRATKEYRALTRAVQSLGCKVNFTTSDVEDAPLENNNNNNNSNPRRRDRQGNNSDVSVSISLMSEENRSENQVGRVCEALCPLRTRGVCRWPEAGCAHLGSQFVGLKTNFDAFDRLSIHESYFKSE
- the LOC106406872 gene encoding phosphatidylinositol-3-phosphatase myotubularin-1-like isoform X1, which translates into the protein MTPPRPPSGRQRPLRYYSDSERTEGGSGSWDTLEWNKLDSQQTASGSSSTSFANLSCLLESERVIVEGYGVVLINTDEAGTLLVTNFRILFLSEGTRKVIPLGTIPLATIEKFNKTALKVQSNNRQSDKNPPRRLLQVTGKDMRIIVYGFRPKTKQRRSVFDALLRCTKPERVWDLYTFACGPSKFGNANPKERLLNEYFRLLGKSSVRASMDMIEDGSFTLENELWRISDLNSNYNLCQTYPFAFMVPKSISDEELLQACSFRAKCRLPVITWCQPGSGAVIARSSQPLVGLMMNMRSNFDEKLVAAFCTQLGANKGERRKLYIADARPRKNALANGAMGGGSESSSNYFQSPIVFFGIDNIHAMRESYSRLRDYLDMHGATSSDGRSSFLRHTGWTWGGGNLSSMSASVSLLGDSGWLIHIQNVLAGAAWIAARVAVESASVLVHCSDGWDRTTQLVSLACLMLDPYYRTFAGFQALVEKDWLAFGHPFSDRVGMPNISGSGNFDLPRQSSSAGSYPSSPVRQSTQSGGSQSSSSSHAQNNYSPIFTQWVDSVSQLMRMYPCAFEFSPTFLVDFMDCLLSCRFGNFLCNSEKERQQCAIAEACGCIWAYLTDLRSLATTSHVHCNPFYDPLKYDGPLLPPAASLSPTLWPQFHLRWACPEEAKAADIEVQCRAMRAKYSEMQKDKEATERRVDEISFAMESLSAELLRERRMSWSARESAKRATKEYRALTRAVQSLGCKVNFTTSDVEDAPLENNNNNNNSNPRRRDRQGNNSDVSVSISLMSEENRSENQVGRVCEALCPLRTRGVCRWPEAGCAHLGSQFVGLKTNFDAFDRLSIHESYFKSE
- the LOC106381186 gene encoding assimilatory sulfite reductase (ferredoxin), chloroplastic, whose translation is MTTSLPYPAGAATVFSSDQKILNALRSSRSVFLGRNVRGGVHSLPPSSSSSSSIQAVSTPEAAKATTKRSKVEIIKEKSNFIRYPLNEELLTEAPNVNESAVQLIKFHGSYQQYNREERGGRSYSFMLRTKNPSGKVPNQLYLTMDDLADEFGIGTLRLTTRQTFQLHGVLKHNLKTVMSSIIRNMGSTLGACGDLNRNVLAPAAPYARKDYLFAQETADNVAALLSPQSGFYYDMWVDGERFMTAEPPEVVQARNDNSHETNFVDSPEPIYGTQFLPRKFKIAVTVPTDNSVDLLTNDIGLVVVSDENGEPQGFNIYVGGGMGRTHRMESTFARIAEPLGYVPKEDILYAVKAIVVTQREHGRRDDRKYSRMKYLLSSWGIEKFRDVVEQYYGKKFEASRDLPEWEFKSYLGWHEQGDGAWFCGLHVDSGRVGGNMKKTLREVIEKYKLDVRITPNQNIVLCDIKSEWKRPITTVLAQAGLLQPEFVDPLNQTAMACPAFPLCPLAITEAERGIPSILKRVRAMFEKVGLEYDESVVVRVTGCPNGCARPYMAEVGLVGDGPNSYQVWLGGTPNQTQIARAFMDKVKIHDLEKVFEPLFYNWKLGRQAKESFGEFTTRMGFEKLKELIDSYEGSPNN